The following coding sequences are from one Dehalococcoidia bacterium window:
- a CDS encoding B-box zinc finger protein, which translates to MQCAQHPQVETELRCGKCDTPICPRCMVQTPVGARCKSCANLRRPVIYSVSPALLVRGIAAAAVVAVVVGVLWGYLLPRSAGIFGIFIFLPALGYGWLVAEAMGRVTNRRRGVSLQVAAAASCVLVYLIHNLVASPHTLLPQNDLYGYIFVVIAAVVSVNYLK; encoded by the coding sequence GTGCAATGCGCCCAACACCCGCAAGTCGAGACCGAGCTGCGCTGCGGCAAGTGCGATACGCCCATCTGCCCGCGCTGCATGGTGCAGACACCGGTGGGCGCCCGCTGCAAGAGCTGCGCCAACCTGCGCCGGCCGGTGATCTACTCCGTCTCGCCGGCGCTGCTGGTGCGCGGCATTGCGGCGGCGGCGGTCGTGGCGGTGGTGGTCGGCGTGCTCTGGGGCTATTTACTTCCGCGCTCGGCGGGCATCTTCGGCATCTTCATCTTCTTGCCCGCGCTGGGCTACGGCTGGCTGGTGGCCGAGGCGATGGGCCGCGTCACCAACCGGCGGCGCGGCGTCTCGCTGCAGGTGGCCGCGGCGGCATCATGCGTGCTGGTCTACCTGATCCACAACCTGGTGGCGTCGCCGCATACGCTGCTGCCGCAGAACGACCTCTACGGATACATCTTCGTCGTGATCGCCGCGGTCGTGTCCGTGAACTACTTGAAGTAG
- a CDS encoding M48 family metallopeptidase, whose amino-acid sequence MTSTAIVPIRRRLDQIDSRAWEHPADRAALAALRAIPAFDEVLKKIIGAFGERGLRLAFQADSVRVAPRQFPRLHRLWLQAQDTLDSPEEVPLYVAQSPAVNAGAYGVDKPWVLLLSGSLRLLPDEEVENIMGHELGHVLSGHALYHTMLAILIRLAASGFPLIGMAAKPILYALLEWYRKSELSSDRAGLLTVQQPEAAMSTMMRLAGGGTPEEMNLNEFLVQAEEYRQVDNVLDQVLKVLNTLDMTHPFLVMRAALLREWIQEGGYDRILRGEYLRRGDAKPSWQEELGAGVRHYTGGAQDAAEKAGDTIRKMREAFDRGYRGPSQ is encoded by the coding sequence ATGACCAGCACCGCCATCGTGCCGATCCGCCGCCGCCTCGACCAGATCGATTCGCGCGCCTGGGAGCACCCGGCCGACCGCGCGGCGCTGGCCGCCCTGCGCGCCATCCCCGCCTTCGACGAGGTGCTGAAGAAGATCATCGGCGCCTTCGGCGAGCGCGGCCTGCGCCTGGCGTTTCAAGCCGACTCGGTGCGCGTCGCGCCGCGCCAGTTTCCGCGCCTGCACCGGCTCTGGCTGCAGGCGCAGGACACGCTCGACTCGCCCGAGGAGGTGCCGCTCTACGTGGCGCAGAGCCCGGCGGTGAACGCGGGCGCCTACGGCGTGGACAAACCCTGGGTGCTGCTGCTCTCCGGATCGCTGCGGCTGCTGCCGGACGAAGAGGTCGAGAACATCATGGGGCACGAGCTGGGCCACGTGCTCAGCGGCCATGCCCTCTACCACACGATGCTGGCGATCCTGATCCGGCTGGCGGCCTCGGGCTTCCCGCTGATCGGCATGGCGGCGAAACCGATCCTCTACGCGCTGCTGGAGTGGTACCGCAAGAGCGAGCTGTCTTCCGACCGCGCCGGCCTGCTCACCGTGCAGCAGCCGGAGGCGGCGATGAGCACGATGATGCGCCTCGCCGGCGGCGGCACGCCGGAGGAGATGAACCTCAACGAGTTCCTGGTGCAGGCGGAAGAGTACCGCCAGGTCGACAACGTGCTCGACCAGGTGCTGAAGGTGCTGAACACGCTGGACATGACGCATCCGTTCCTGGTGATGCGCGCCGCGCTGCTGCGCGAGTGGATCCAGGAGGGCGGCTACGACCGCATCCTGCGCGGCGAATACCTGCGCCGCGGCGACGCCAAACCCTCCTGGCAGGAAGAGCTCGGCGCGGGTGTGCGCCACTACACCGGCGGCGCCCAGGACGCGGCGGAGAAGGCCGGCGATACCATCCGCAAGATGCGCGAGGCCTTCGACCGCGGCTACCGCGGCCCCTCGCAGTAG